NNNNNNNNNNNNNNNNNNNNNNNNNNNNNNNNNNNNNNNNNNNNNNNNNNNNNNNNNNNNNNNNNNNNNNNNNNNNNNNNNNNNNNNNNNNNNNNNNNNNNNNNNNNNNNNNNNNNNNNNNNNNNNNNNNNNNNNNNNNNNNNNNNNNNNNNNNNNNNNNNNNNNNNNNNNNNNNNNNNNNNNNNNNNNNNNNNNNNNNNNNNNNNNNNNNNNNNNNNNNNNNNNNNNNNNNNNNNNNNNNNNNNNNNNNNNNNNNNNNNNNNNNNNNNNNNNNNNNNNNNNNNNNNNNNNNNNNNNNNNNNNNNNNNNNNNNNNNNNNNNNNNNNNNNNNNNNNNNNNNNNNNNNNNNNNNNNNNNNNNNNNNNNNNNNNNNNNNNNNNNNNNNNNNNNNNNNNNNNNNNNNNNNNNNNNNNNNNNNNNNNNNNNNNNNNNNNNNNNNNNNNNNNNNNNNNNNNNNNNNNNNNNNNNNNNNNNNNNNTCCTACGCCATCCGCAACAGCATGCTCGACGTCTGGGTCGTGCTCGGCTTCGGCCTCATCGCCTACTTCGGAGGCTTGGTCGGCCTGGACACCGGGGCCATGGCCCTGGGCATCATCCTCGGCCCCATGATCGAGGAGAACCTCGGCAAGTGCTTCCACCTCTCCAAGGCCGAGGGGTCGCTGTGGAGCGTCTTCTTCACCAGTCCCATCTCCATCATCCTCATCGTGTTCACGGCGCTCTCCGTGGCCACTCCCTACATCCTGGAAATGAAGCGCAAACGTTACGCCAATCAGAGTGACAGCGAAGGAGGTTCCCATGCGTAGGTCTTTTTCCGACATCGTCTCCGGCCTGGGGTTCCTGGTCGTGGCCGCGGCCTTCTGGTTCGCCGGACGCGACCTCACGGGCATCAGCCGCGTGTTCCCCACCGGCCTGGAGGTCTTCCTCGGCCTCGGCGGTCTGGCCTTGGTTTTCAACGGCATCCGGCTGGCCCGCAAGGAGGCCGCCTGCGAAAAGGAGTTCATCGCCTGGAACCGGGTGGTGCTCATCACTGCGGCCTCGGTGATCTACGTCCTGCTCATCCCCCTGGTCGGCTTCTATGTGACCTCGGTGGTCTTCCTCTTCGTCCTGGCCATGATCCTGGCCGAAAAGGGCAAGGGCAGGAAGGGCATGGTCCAGGCCCTGGCCTTCTCCGGCGGACTGGTCGGGCTCATCTGGCTGGTCTTCCTGCAGATCCTTCAGGTGCCCACGCCCTCGGGCGCCCTCTTCTAGGATCACGGGGGAACAGAACCGCATGCCGCGCGCCAACGTCATGAGCCTGTTGGGCAAGCACCCTTCCGACGGCTGGGCCGTGGGCTGCTTCGCCGTCTACAACCTGGAGTTCATCCGGGCCGTGACGGACGCGGCCGAAATCGAAGCCGCCCCGGCGATCCTTTCCCTGGACGCCGAGGACTCCTCCCGACGCGGGCTGGAGGCCCTGGCCGCTGCGGCGCTGCACGCCGCGGGCCGGGCCTCCGTGCCCATCGCCGTCCACCTGAATCACGCCAAACGGTTTGATTTCCTCCTCGCAGCTCTGGACGCGGGGCTCGACTCGCTCATGTTCGACGGGTCGGCCCTGCCTCTGGAGGAAAACATCGACCTGACCCAGAAGGCCGCCCATCTGGTCCACGAAGGAGGGGGGGTCATCGAGGGTGAGGTCGGTGTCCTGAACGGCCCGGAGGACATCGCGGTGTTCCGACGCTTCGTCCGGGAGACCGAGGTGGACAGCCTGGCCGTCACCCTGTCCCCGCGCGGACCGGCCTGGGAGCCGTTGGTGCGGGAGCTGGTCCGGGAGCTGCCCGTGCCCCTGGTTCTGCACAACGGCAGCGTCCTGGGCGAGGCCGGCCTGAAGCAGGCCGTGCGCGCGGGCATCCGCAAGGTCAATGTGCATACGGAGCTGTTTTCGGTCTTTACCCAGGCCGTGTGCCGGGATATGGACTCCGGGCAGGGGTGCAGCCTCGCCGCCCTGGAAAGCGGGGTGGATGCGCTCACCAGCTGTGTCCGCAACCGTCTGCGCCTGCTCGGCTCCTCCGGGCGGGCTGGAGCGTCCTGATCCCGGAAATGCATACGATCACCGACCGACGCTGCGCCTGGGACCGCTGCCGCAGGGCCGGTCCGGCCGTCCTTTCCCTGCTTTCCGGGCTGCTGCGCCTGGGACGCCCCGATTCCGTCGCCTCCCTGCTGGACGACGGCTGCGGCGCCGGCGCCCTGTTGCGGGAACTGGCGGCTTGGCCGTTCCTGGAGCTGGATCTGGCCGGGATCGATCCATCCGCCTCCATGCTGCGCCGGGCCACGGCCGCCCTCTCCGGCCTGCCCGTGCCCCTCGCCCAGGCCGACATGGCCCACCTGCCCTTTCCCCCGGCCAGTTTCGACGCCGTGGTCTGCGTCCACTCCCTGCACCGCTGCCACGCCCTGGAACCCAGTCCGGCCCTGCGTCTGTCCGCGCGGCGGGCGGCCCTGGCCGAGGCTGCGCGAGTGTTGCGCAGGGGCGGCATCCTCGTGGTCATACAAAGCGACATCCGCCAGGAGGAGGCCGATCCGCTCTGGAGCCGTTATTTCCCGGCGGCCCTCAAGTACAAGCGCGCGATCCGGCCCCGCTCCCGCGACATCCAGCGCTGGATGGGCGAGGCCGGGGTGCCGTTGCAGGGGCTCAAGCCCTTCCACGACCATCTGGCGCGGCCCCTGTTCCGGCCCGAGCTGGCCCTGGACGACGCCTTCCTGACCCTCTTCTCGGAATTCGCCTTCCTCGGCGAGGAGGCCATCGCCGAGGGCCGTGACCAGCTGCGCCGGGACCAGGAGAGTGGGCGGCTGGCCGCCGTTCTTGAGGAATCCCTGCGGCGCTATGAACGACTGGGCGGCAACCTCACGGCCCACTGGGGCCGCCGCCGCTGAGTTCCGGGCCTGGACCACGACACCCCGCAGGCGGTATGCTCTGGGCATGACCTCCTCCGACCGCCATACCCTCTCCGCTCCCATGAGCCGGGCCCGTCTCCTGCGCCGGGGATCTGACCGCCCGGGCCCCGTACTTTACTGGATGCACCGCGAGCACCGCGCCGAGGACAACTGGGGTCTGCTCCTGGCCCAGGACCTGGCCGCCGAACGCGGCGAGGCCTTGGCCGCGGTCCACTGCCTGGACCCGGCCTATCCCTCGGCCACCCTGCGTTCCTTCGCCTTTCTGCTCAAAGGCCTGCGCGAAACCGAGGCCCGGCTGCGGGCGAAGAACATCCCCTTGCTCTCCCGCCTGGGCTCCCCGCCCGCCGAGATCGTCCGCCTGGCCCGCGAGGCGGGCCTCTCGGCCCTGGTCACGGACTTCGACCCCCTGCGCCACAAACGGGCCTGGGTCGAAGCGGTGGCCCGCGACCTGGACGCCGACATCTGGGAAGTGGATTCGCGCAACGTGGCGCCCTGCCTGCTGGCCTCGGACAAGAAGGAATGGGCCGCGCGCACCCTGCGGCCAAAAATCCACCGGCTCCTGCCCGATTTTCTGGAGGAGCCCCGGCCACTGGCCGCGCATCCCCGGCCCTGGCCCGGAGCCGCTCCGGCCGTGGATTGGGACACTACCCTGGCGGCGCTCAGGCCGGACGCCTCCGTGCCCGAGGCGGACTGGATCGTTCCGGGCGAGACCGCTGCGGCCGAGGCGCTCCGTTCCTTCCTGGCCGAACGGCTGGCCCGCTATCACAAGGAGAAGAACGACCCCAACAAGGGGGCCGTGTCCCTGCTCTCGCCCTACCTGCACTTCGGCCAGCTCTCATCCCTGCGCGCGGCCCTGGCCGTGTCGCGCGCGGCGGTTCCGGCCGAGGCCCGGGACGTGTTCCTGGAGGAATTGGTCGTGCGCCGGGAACTGGCGGACAATTTCTGCTTCCACGAACCGCGCTACGATTCGGTGGAGGGGTTTCCTGCCTGGGCCCGCGCGACCCTGGACAAGCACCGCGCGGACACGCGCCCGGCGATCTATTCACCGACCGACTTGGAGGATGGGCGAACGAACGATCCGCTCTGGAACGCGGCCCAGCTCCAGATGGTCCGCTCCGGGCACATGCATGGCTGGCTGCGCATGTACTGGGCCAAGAAAATCCTGGAATGGTCGGCCTCGCCGGAGGCGGCCCTGGAGACGGCCATCCGGCTCAACGACCGTTGGCTCCTGGACGGCCGCGACCCCAACGGCTACACGGGCATCGCCTGGAGCCTGGGCGGGGTCCACGACCGACCCTGGGGCGAACGGCCGGTGTTCGGCACGGTGCGCTGCATGACCTTTCGGGGAGCGCGCGGAAAGTTCGACGTGCGGGCCTTCGCCCGAAGCATGGGCGCCTGGACCGGGGACTAGCGGGAGCGGGTCCGGCAACGCTCCAGAAGCGCGACGGCCTCTGCGTGCTCCGGGTCCAGTTTGACGGCGTTTTCCAGATATTCCACTGCGGTGCGGGCGTCGCCGCACTCGCTGAAGACCTTGCCCAGGTTGAAGGAGACGTTGGCGCTGCGCAAGTGAAAACGGGGGTTGATCTCCAGGGCCTTGCGCAGAGCCAGCATGGCCTCGCGCTTCTTCTCTCCGTCGAGGTAGGCCAGGGCGATGTTGTAGTGCAAGCCCTCGTCGTCCGGGGCCACGGACTGGGCCTTTTCGTAGTTGGCGATGGCCTCCCGCCACTTGCCCTGGCGGCGCAGGGCGATGCCGAGCCGGTTGAAGTAGATCAGATCCTCGCGGGTCAGGTTCTTGCCCTTGGACTCGATCATCTTCGCCAGGTACTTTTCGGCCAGCTCGGGGGAGGTGTCGCCCACGGCGTTGGCGATGTTCTCGGCGATGACGCCGATGATGCTCATGGCCTCCTGGGTGGCGGCGTCGATGGCCTGGTCGAAGTACTTCTCGGCCGTGCTGAACTCGCCCTTGCCCGCGTGGACCTTGCCGATCTCGCACTTGCGCTCGGTGTGCAGGGGGGAAAGCCGATCCAGCTTCTTGAGGTACTCCAGGTACAGCTCCTGGTCATGGTCCTTGTAGACGTTGGCCAGGCGCTTGAGCGGCTCCAGGTAGAGCGTGGAACTCTTGTGGGCCTCCAGGTAGGCCTCGATGGCGTCCTCGCGGCGGCCCATCTCCAGATAGGCGTCGCCCTTGAGCATGAGTCCGGCCGGGCTGCCCGGCTTGAGCGCGAGGATCTTCTCGGCCAGTTTGAGCACCTGCTTGAGGTCGCCCTTGTTCAGGAAGTCCTTGCCCACGTCCATGAGTTCGGAGAGCTTGCCCTGGGGCTTGATGGTGAAGGCCAGCTTCTCGATGACGTTGTTCATGGAGGCGGGCTTGGCGATGACGTTGTTCACGCCCAGTTCGTAGAAGTAGGCGATGTTCTCCTTGCGCGTCTCGCTGACGAGCACGATGACTTTCTGGTCCGGGAAGAGATTCTTGACGTTGACGATGAATTCCGTGCTGGGACGGCCCTTGACCAGCCGCTCCACCAGGAGGATCGCCGGCACCTTGCGCGCGCCGTATTCCCGGATGGACTTGGAGGCCGCGGGCAGGTCGGAAAAGACATGTACGCAGTCGCGCTTCACGCCCACGGTCTTGTTGATGGCCATGCGCAGAACCTTGACGAAGAGGGGATCCTCGGAGACCAGCAAGAGCACGTTCTCGGTCTTGTCCAAAAACTCAAAGACGATTCTGTCGTACACGCCGGTATTCATCGCGAGCCCCCCAAAAAAAGATATGGACGACAAGGGTCTCCCCCGCCGAGGACCGGATCATATCCGAATTCGGATGTCTGGAAAAGACCGGCTTGACATGTATCGTTCAGGCGATGACTCGCAGAAGCCAGACAAGGCCGACACCCGTGACCAGGGACAACGGCAAATTGGCGAAACGCGCGGCAACGGCCACGGTGGCCGCGGTGGCGACCCATTCCGGGAGTCCTCCGCCCAGGATCGACGGCGCGAGAATGGCCACCAGAACCGTCCCCGGAATGGCCTGGAGGAAGGCCCCGGCCCGGCCGGTGAGCCGCAGACGGTTGACGAGGAAGAGCCCGGCGGCGCGGGTCAGATAGGTGACCAGGGCCATTCCGGTCACGGCCAGGGCGGTCTGCCAGCCTTCAGGCACGGGAGCGGTCCCCGTCCCGCCGCATGAGCGCCGCGGCAAGACTCCCGGCCAGGGCCCCGGCCAGAATATGCCACTTGCCCGGCAGGGCCTTGGCCGCCAGTACCGAGACCAGGGCCGCCAAACCCCAGGGCAGGATGTCGCCCCGGCCCCGGCGCAGGCCGGTGAGCAGGGCCAGAAACACGGCCGTGAAGGCGAAGTCCAGGCCGTAGCGCGCCGGGTCGCCCAGTCCGGCCACGGCCACCCGGCCCAGCAGGGTCGCGGCCAGCCAAGCCGCGTACACGATCAGGCCGCTGCCCAGGAGATAGGCCCCGTTCACGGCTCCGCCCCGGGCATAGCGCGCCAGCGTCAGGGCCCAGGACTCGTCGCAGAGGAAGAACAGGGAGCCATAGGCCTGCAGCGGCGTCAGCCGGGAGAACCAGGGCCCCAGGGCCGCGCCCATGAGCACATGGCGCAGATTCACGGCCAGAGTGGTGATGAAGAGTCCGGCGAAAGGCAGATTCGGGCCCCAGAGGTCCAGGGCCACGAACTGGCTGGCCCCGGCGAAGACGAAGCCGCTCATGCACAAGGCCCCGGCGGCTCCCAGCCCGGCCTGCCGGGCCAGAGCCCCGAAGACCAGCCCATAGGTGAACACCCCCAGGGCCACGGGCCAGCTCGCGCGCGCGCCCTCCAGCAGTCCGGCTCGATCGAAGCGCAGGCCGCCCGCGCTCACCCCGGAAGGGCCTCGACCTCGGCCAGGGTCGCCGCCGCGCCGATTTCCAGGCCCTCAACGCCCTCCAGGTTGGCCTTGGCCAGTTTGGAGAGCACGCCCTTGGGCCCCAGCTCCAGGAAACGGCGGCAGCCCGCGTCCTTGAGATTGTTCATGGTCTGGACCCAGAGCACGGAGGAGGTCATCTGGGCGGTCACGGCCTTCTTCGCGCCTGCGGCCGAGGGCTCGGGCCGGGCGGTGGCGTTGTGGTACACGGCCAACTCCGGCGCGCGCCAGTGGAGTTTGTCCAGAAGCTTGGCGAAGGCGGCGGCCGCCTCGGCCATGAGCGGACTGTGGAAGGCCCCGGACACGGCCAGGGGAATGGCCCGCCCCTTGCGCTCCTTGACCAGCTCGGCGGCGCGGTCCAGGGCGGGTTTCTCGCCGGAGAGCACGAACTGGGCCGGGGAATTGTAGTTGGCGATGCGCAACTCCCGTCCGGTGTCCGCCAGGGCCTGGGCCGTCACGGCCTCCACCTCGGCCTGGGGCAGCTTGACCACGGCGGCCATGCCGTGGCCCTCGGCCCCGGCCTGGGACATGAGCTTGCCGCGCAGGACCACGGCGCGCACCACGTCCTCCACGGAGAGTATCCCGGCGGCGGCCAGGGCCGCGAACTCGCCCAGGCTGTGCCCGGCGGCGGCGGCGGGACGCAGACGGCCGCGCGCGGCCAGCCAGATGCTCAGGTTGACCACTGTGAGCGCGGGCTGCAGGGCCGAGGTCTCGGCCATGTCGGCCTCCTCGCCGTCCCAGTAGATGCCGCGCAGGGGCAGGCCGGACTCTCTCTCGGCCAGGATCCAAAGGTCGCGGGCCTCGTCGCGGGCCTCAGCCAGGCCGCGGCCCATGCCTTTTTCCTGGGAGCCCTGGCCGGGGAACAGAACGCACAGATCACTCATGCGGGATTCTCCTCCGCGCGCGGCGGGGGTTGATGCGGCGTCCGCGCGGACGCGGCCGCCTTTTCATCGAACAGTCGGAAGCACACGGACGGACGACACCGATCCGTACGCGGACTCCGGATTCTGGACATGCGGCCTGGCGGCCCGGACAGCCTCCTCAGCGGGCGGCGTCCTCCCCGATGAACTTCCTGGCGATGCTCCGGGCCGCGCGGCGTCCCGCGCCCATGGCCGAAATGACCGTGGCCGCGCCGGTGACGATGTCGCCGCCCGCGTATACGCCGGGGATGGAGGTCTCGCCGGTCTCGGGATCCACCTCGATGTAGCCGCGCTTGGAGAGCTTCAGCTCCGGCGTGGACTCCAAGAGGATCGGGTTGGGCCGCGTGCCGATGGCGATGATCGCCGTGTCGATGGGCAGGTCGAAGGTCTCGCCCGTGGGCGCGGGGCTGCGGCGGCCCGAGGCGTCGGGTTCGCCGAGCTTCTGGCGCTCCAGGGTCACGCTCACCAGGCGGCGGTTCTCGTCGCCGTTGTAGCGCAGGGGATTGGCCAGGATCTCCAGCTTCACGCCCTCTTCCAGGGCGTGCTCCAGCTCCTCGCGTCGGGCGGGCATCTCGCCCTTGGTCCGGCGGTAGACGATATGCACGCTCTCCGCGCCCAGGCGCAGGGCCGTGCGCGCGGCGTCCATGGCCACGTTGCCGCCGCCGAACACCGCCACGTGCGCGCCCCGGGTCACCGGGGTGTCGTACTCGGGGAAGGCGTAGGCCCGTCCAAGGTTCAC
This is a stretch of genomic DNA from Desulfovibrio aminophilus DSM 12254. It encodes these proteins:
- a CDS encoding tripartite tricarboxylate transporter TctB family protein, with translation MRRSFSDIVSGLGFLVVAAAFWFAGRDLTGISRVFPTGLEVFLGLGGLALVFNGIRLARKEAACEKEFIAWNRVVLITAASVIYVLLIPLVGFYVTSVVFLFVLAMILAEKGKGRKGMVQALAFSGGLVGLIWLVFLQILQVPTPSGALF
- a CDS encoding class II fructose-bisphosphate aldolase encodes the protein MPRANVMSLLGKHPSDGWAVGCFAVYNLEFIRAVTDAAEIEAAPAILSLDAEDSSRRGLEALAAAALHAAGRASVPIAVHLNHAKRFDFLLAALDAGLDSLMFDGSALPLEENIDLTQKAAHLVHEGGGVIEGEVGVLNGPEDIAVFRRFVRETEVDSLAVTLSPRGPAWEPLVRELVRELPVPLVLHNGSVLGEAGLKQAVRAGIRKVNVHTELFSVFTQAVCRDMDSGQGCSLAALESGVDALTSCVRNRLRLLGSSGRAGAS
- a CDS encoding class I SAM-dependent methyltransferase, producing the protein MHTITDRRCAWDRCRRAGPAVLSLLSGLLRLGRPDSVASLLDDGCGAGALLRELAAWPFLELDLAGIDPSASMLRRATAALSGLPVPLAQADMAHLPFPPASFDAVVCVHSLHRCHALEPSPALRLSARRAALAEAARVLRRGGILVVIQSDIRQEEADPLWSRYFPAALKYKRAIRPRSRDIQRWMGEAGVPLQGLKPFHDHLARPLFRPELALDDAFLTLFSEFAFLGEEAIAEGRDQLRRDQESGRLAAVLEESLRRYERLGGNLTAHWGRRR
- a CDS encoding deoxyribodipyrimidine photo-lyase, which translates into the protein MTSSDRHTLSAPMSRARLLRRGSDRPGPVLYWMHREHRAEDNWGLLLAQDLAAERGEALAAVHCLDPAYPSATLRSFAFLLKGLRETEARLRAKNIPLLSRLGSPPAEIVRLAREAGLSALVTDFDPLRHKRAWVEAVARDLDADIWEVDSRNVAPCLLASDKKEWAARTLRPKIHRLLPDFLEEPRPLAAHPRPWPGAAPAVDWDTTLAALRPDASVPEADWIVPGETAAAEALRSFLAERLARYHKEKNDPNKGAVSLLSPYLHFGQLSSLRAALAVSRAAVPAEARDVFLEELVVRRELADNFCFHEPRYDSVEGFPAWARATLDKHRADTRPAIYSPTDLEDGRTNDPLWNAAQLQMVRSGHMHGWLRMYWAKKILEWSASPEAALETAIRLNDRWLLDGRDPNGYTGIAWSLGGVHDRPWGERPVFGTVRCMTFRGARGKFDVRAFARSMGAWTGD
- a CDS encoding tetratricopeptide repeat protein; translation: MYDRIVFEFLDKTENVLLLVSEDPLFVKVLRMAINKTVGVKRDCVHVFSDLPAASKSIREYGARKVPAILLVERLVKGRPSTEFIVNVKNLFPDQKVIVLVSETRKENIAYFYELGVNNVIAKPASMNNVIEKLAFTIKPQGKLSELMDVGKDFLNKGDLKQVLKLAEKILALKPGSPAGLMLKGDAYLEMGRREDAIEAYLEAHKSSTLYLEPLKRLANVYKDHDQELYLEYLKKLDRLSPLHTERKCEIGKVHAGKGEFSTAEKYFDQAIDAATQEAMSIIGVIAENIANAVGDTSPELAEKYLAKMIESKGKNLTREDLIYFNRLGIALRRQGKWREAIANYEKAQSVAPDDEGLHYNIALAYLDGEKKREAMLALRKALEINPRFHLRSANVSFNLGKVFSECGDARTAVEYLENAVKLDPEHAEAVALLERCRTRSR
- a CDS encoding AzlD family protein — encoded protein: MPEGWQTALAVTGMALVTYLTRAAGLFLVNRLRLTGRAGAFLQAIPGTVLVAILAPSILGGGLPEWVATAATVAVAARFANLPLSLVTGVGLVWLLRVIA
- a CDS encoding AzlC family ABC transporter permease; translated protein: MSAGGLRFDRAGLLEGARASWPVALGVFTYGLVFGALARQAGLGAAGALCMSGFVFAGASQFVALDLWGPNLPFAGLFITTLAVNLRHVLMGAALGPWFSRLTPLQAYGSLFFLCDESWALTLARYARGGAVNGAYLLGSGLIVYAAWLAATLLGRVAVAGLGDPARYGLDFAFTAVFLALLTGLRRGRGDILPWGLAALVSVLAAKALPGKWHILAGALAGSLAAALMRRDGDRSRA
- a CDS encoding ACP S-malonyltransferase, whose translation is MSDLCVLFPGQGSQEKGMGRGLAEARDEARDLWILAERESGLPLRGIYWDGEEADMAETSALQPALTVVNLSIWLAARGRLRPAAAAGHSLGEFAALAAAGILSVEDVVRAVVLRGKLMSQAGAEGHGMAAVVKLPQAEVEAVTAQALADTGRELRIANYNSPAQFVLSGEKPALDRAAELVKERKGRAIPLAVSGAFHSPLMAEAAAAFAKLLDKLHWRAPELAVYHNATARPEPSAAGAKKAVTAQMTSSVLWVQTMNNLKDAGCRRFLELGPKGVLSKLAKANLEGVEGLEIGAAATLAEVEALPG